Genomic window (Psychromonas sp. L1A2):
ACAAGCGGCATCATCTCTTTTGGCATAGACTTAGTTGCAGGAAGAAAACGCGTACCGTAACCTGCTGCTGGAAATAAACATTTTTTAATCATAATCCCTCACTTAATGAATACATTTACTTGATTTAAATCTACTTTATCACTCTTTTATGGATAAAACACCTAACATAATAGCGTGATAATTTAAAAACCTAGCTTCTTGTTCGAGTAACACGACGACGTTCGCCGGCTTTACGATGTTGATTATGTTTCTTAACCGCACGACGAATTCTCGCTTGAGGGTTAGTCACTTTATTGGTTTCAACACGGACTTTAGTCTCTGTTTCACGTGGCATGTCCACTAATTTACGTAAATAATTTACTTCTTTTAATGTGAGTTCCTGCCAACCGCCCTGTGGTAATTGATTATTTAGAATAATATTACCGTAACGCACACGCATTAAACGGCTAACCTGAAGACCTTGGCTTTCCCATAAACGACGTACTTCACGAGTACGACCTTCAGTCAATACAACATGGAACCAACGGTTAATACCTTCGCCGCCATGTTCTTTAATATCTAAGAATTTTGCTTCACCATCTTCAAGTTGCACGCCCATGCGTAAACGGTTTAGAATAGCTTCTGTTACATCACCAAAAACACGTACAGCATATTCACGTTCAACTTGCTGACTTGGGTGCATCATTTTATTAGCGAATTCACCATCTGTTGTAAACAGTAATAACCCTGATGTATTAATATCCAAACGACCGATAGAGATCCAACGTGAACCTTTTAAGACAGGTAAACGATCAAATACGGTTTTACGCCCTTCTTCATCACTACGAGTACAAACTTCACCTTCTGGTTTGTTGTAAGCTAAAATACGACATACAACACTCTCTGCTGCTTGGTATTTTACAACATGTCCATCAACACGAATAACTTGTTCTTGTGTTACGCGTTCACCTAACTCAACAATTTTACCATCAAGACTTACACGTCCTTCTGCAATCACTGTTTCCATTTTACGGCGAGAACCTAATCCAGCACGGGCTAATACTTTTTGTAATTTTTCACTCATTTTCTTTTCCTTTGGGTAATTCACATTATGCCAACTGCACTTTTTACTACGCTAAACATAAAAGCGACTGTGCATACATTTTCATTTTTGTTACTTACTTTGCTAACGGTGTTGCTAGCGACTTATCTAGAAATGACCATTCAATCTTAAATTAAACAGTTTTTTCAATTTTTATTGGAATGGGCTTAAATC
Coding sequences:
- the rluB gene encoding 23S rRNA pseudouridine(2605) synthase RluB: MSEKLQKVLARAGLGSRRKMETVIAEGRVSLDGKIVELGERVTQEQVIRVDGHVVKYQAAESVVCRILAYNKPEGEVCTRSDEEGRKTVFDRLPVLKGSRWISIGRLDINTSGLLLFTTDGEFANKMMHPSQQVEREYAVRVFGDVTEAILNRLRMGVQLEDGEAKFLDIKEHGGEGINRWFHVVLTEGRTREVRRLWESQGLQVSRLMRVRYGNIILNNQLPQGGWQELTLKEVNYLRKLVDMPRETETKVRVETNKVTNPQARIRRAVKKHNQHRKAGERRRVTRTRS